The following coding sequences are from one Ctenopharyngodon idella isolate HZGC_01 chromosome 17, HZGC01, whole genome shotgun sequence window:
- the adss1 gene encoding adenylosuccinate synthetase isozyme 1, producing the protein MSLGWSGNDHKSYSNPPTAAVKRARNDSGNKVTVVLGAQWGDEGKGKVVDLLATESDIVCRCQGGNNAGHTVVVDEKEYDFHLLPSGIISTKCTSFIGNGVVIHLPGLFEEIDKNEKKGLKGWEKRLVISDRAHIVFDFHQAVDGLQEVQRQAQEGKNIGTTKKGIGPTYACKASRTGLRICDLMADFNEFSTRVKNLVQQYQSMYPTLKVDAESELKKLKDYAERIRPLVRDGVYFMYDAIHGPSKKILVEGANAALLDIDFGTYPFVTSSNCTVGGVCTGLGIPPANIGDVYGVSKAYTTRVGIGAFPTEQLNAVGELLQTRGHEVGVTTGRKRRCGWLDLVILKYAHMINGFTAIALTKLDILDVLDEIKVGVAYKINGKRVPYFPANMEVLQKVEVEYETFPGWKTDTSAARKWNDLPPKAQNYIRFIENHIGVPIKWVGVGKSRECMIQMF; encoded by the exons ATGTCTCTCGGCTGGTCAGGGAACGATCACAAGAGCTACTCGAACCCGCCGACGGCCGCCGTCAAACGGGCGAGAAACGACTCAGGGAACAAAGTCACGGTAGTTCTGGGAGCGCAATGGGGAGATGAAGGCAAAGGAAAAGTTGTTGATTTACTGGCGACGGAGTCCGACATCGTCTGCAGGTGTCag GGAGGAAATAACGCCGGTCACACAGTGGTGGTGGATGAGAAAGAATATGACTTCCATCTTCTCCCTAGTGGAATAATCAGCACCAAATGCACATCATTCATCG GTAATGGCGTAGTCATTCATCTTCCAGGATTATTCGAGGAGATTGACAAGAATGagaaaaaag GGCTGAAAGGATGGGAAAAAAGACTGGTCATCTCAGATCGGGCTCACATTg TATTTGACTTTCATCAGGCCGTGGACGGACTTCAGGAGGTTCAGAGACAAGCTCAGGAAGGCAAAAA CATAGGAACAACTAAGAAAGGCATCGGGCCCACATACGCCTGTAAAGCGTCTCGCACTGGGCTTCGCATCTGTGACCTAATGGCTGATTTCAACGAGTTCTCTACGAG GGTGAAGAACCTGGTGCAGCAGTACCAGTCGATGTATCCCACCCTTAAAGTGGATGCCGAGAGCGAGCTAAAGAAGCTAAAG GACTACGCTGAGAGGATCAGACCTCTGGTCAGAGATGGTGTCTATTTCATGTATGATGCAATTCACGGACCCTCAAAGAAAATCCTGGTGGAGGGGGCCAACGCTGCCCTCCTTGACATTGACTTCG GAACATACCCATTCGTGACGTCATCCAACTGCACCGTGGGTGGCGTGTGCACCGGTCTCGGCATCCCTCCCGCAAACATCGGCGATGTGTATGGAGTATCGAAGGCCTACACCACTAGAGTCGGGATAGGAGCCTTTCCGACTGAACAACTCAAC GCCGTTGGTGAACTGCTGCAGACCAGAGGTCACGAGGTGGGCGTGACCACAGGCAGAAAGAGACGCTGTGGTTGGCTGGACTTGGTTATTCTCAAATATGCTCATATGATCAACGGATTCACTGC AATTGCTTTGACTAAATTGGACATCCTTGATGTTTTGGATGAAATTAAAGTGGGCGTGGCTTATAAGATCAACGGCAAAAGAGTCCCATATTTCCCAG CCAACATGGAGGTTCTGCAGAAGGTGGAGGTTGAATATGAGACTTTTCCCGGATGGAAGACGGATACTTCAGCGGCCAGGAAATGGAATGATCTTCCTCCAAAAGCTCAGAACTACATCCGCTTCATTGAGAATCATATTGGTGTTCCTA TTAAGTGGGTTGGTGTTGGGAAATCCAGAGAATGTATGATCCAGATGTTCTAG
- the siva1 gene encoding apoptosis regulatory protein Siva, with amino-acid sequence MPKRSYPFSESFSSQYKVHVGQKEINNCGVFGLKYRQEIYEKTKNLLFNGTKAMMGRIWKADGEEKVSDLLVSDPAPGHQTLLRGQTTIGLDGRLKRADAVPGCAAAPSACCVCQRVSGSRKPCSQCERPACPACVQQCSSCSDRCCSLCSVTDYSERYERVLCCGCSS; translated from the exons ATGCCTAAGAGGTCCTATCCTTTCAGCGAAAGCTTCTCCTCTCAGTATAAAGTTCATGTTGGTCAGAAGGAGATCAATAACTGTGGCGTATTTGGACTCAAATACAGACAAGAAATTTATG AAAAGACCAAAAATCTGCTGTTCAACGGGACCAAAGCCATGATGGGTCGAATCTGGAAGGCGGACGGGGAGGAGAAGGTGTCAGACTTGCTGGTGTCCGATCCAGCTCCTGGACATCAGACTCTTCTCCGAGGACAGACCACCATCGGGCTGGATGGACGGTTAAAGAGAGCGGACGCTGTTCCAG GTTGTGCAGCGGCTCCTTCAGCGTGTTGCGTGTGTCAGCGGGTCTCGGGTTCGAGGAAGCCGTGCTCTCAGTGCGAGCGTCCCGCGTGTCCCGCCTGCGTCCAGCAGTGCAGCAGCTGCTCCGACCGCTGCTGCTCCTTGTGCTCCGTCACAGA TTACAGCGAGCGTTACGAGCGCGTCCTCTGCTGCGGCTGTTCGTCCTGA